CACCAGGGCCGGGCGACGGGTCCGGGCGTTCGGCGACGCGCAGGGCTTCGGCGGGGCCTGAGCCGCCCTCGATCTCGATCACGCGCATGGCCGACCCTTCTCTTGCAATCCATGTCCCTCGCGCGCTGAAATAGGCGTTTCACGCGGAGGCGGCCATGATCTTCGACGAATCCGAACCTCGCGCGCGGCCGGGCGACGCCCTGGCCTCGCTCGGCCGAGAGGATCTGGACCCGCTGTCGGTCGAGGCTCTGCACGCGCGGATCGAGGCGTTGGA
The genomic region above belongs to Brevundimonas sp. PAMC22021 and contains:
- a CDS encoding DUF1192 domain-containing protein, whose amino-acid sequence is MIFDESEPRARPGDALASLGREDLDPLSVEALHARIEALEAEIERARRSIARKQSQKSAADALFSFGGSPQAGS